The Pedobacter ginsengisoli region CCCTACCAGATATAAACTCTTCTATCAGAATCTGATTATCCTCATTAAAAGCTTTTTCAAGCGCAGCTTCCAAATCATTACCATGATTTACCTTGCTCATACCTATACTGCTGCCGCCATTATTTGGCTTAACAAAATAAGGCAGTTTAAGGTCTTTTTTAAGCTGAGCCAGATCGTATGGTGTATTCTTAAAAATCTGTGCAGATTTAGCAACATTTAACTTATCAATACCCTGTACAATTGCTTTAGTATAACCTTTGTTCATAGTAATGGCCGATGTAAGTGCATCGCAAGTGGTATAAGGAATGTTAAGCATATCAAAATACCCCTGTAGTTTACCATCTTCGCCCGGCGCGCCATGTATCGCTATAAAAACACCTTCGAACTTTATCTTTCTACCTTTAATGGTAAGAGAAAAATCATTACGGTCTACCTCTATTTTTACTGAATCGGCAGGCTCATAAAACCACCCCTGCTGAGTAAGCATAATTTTATATACATCGAACTTATTAGTATCTAAATTCTGTGCAATTGTTGCGGCACTTTTAACGGAAACTACCCATTCGCCAGTAGTACCTCCGGTTAGCAATGCTATTGTTTTCTTCATATTATAATCTGTTTATGGGGCATCGTTCTTAATAGCTGTCCCGAAATTGGTTACTTCATATCATTAGCAATACAATCATCTTAACGATCGTTTTAGCTCAAGCAAACATTCAGAACAGCAATATCAAAGAAGCTCAAAAATATAAATTAGTTGGTGCAGATGTCATTTTAATTCCAATAAAATATTATTTTAATCTAAATTTGAACGCT contains the following coding sequences:
- a CDS encoding D-alanine--D-alanine ligase, with amino-acid sequence MKKTIALLTGGTTGEWVVSVKSAATIAQNLDTNKFDVYKIMLTQQGWFYEPADSVKIEVDRNDFSLTIKGRKIKFEGVFIAIHGAPGEDGKLQGYFDMLNIPYTTCDALTSAITMNKGYTKAIVQGIDKLNVAKSAQIFKNTPYDLAQLKKDLKLPYFVKPNNGGSSIGMSKVNHGNDLEAALEKAFNEDNQILIEEFISGREFTVGVVKLDGKIEVLPITEVETAKEFFDFEAKYTPGVATETTPAPLKEETRDRVAKIAKDVYVKLNCRGVVRIDFILTEDEGDFYFIEINTIPGQTATSFIPQQVAAMGMKLNDFYTKLIKETIG